A genomic region of Rickettsiales bacterium contains the following coding sequences:
- a CDS encoding efflux RND transporter permease subunit, translated as MSFVRYMLKHPYTVMAVLILVTILGIGAGLRMPVDIFPEIDIPVVSVVWTYSGMDAKDIQNRILTLHERQMASLVDNISHIEATSYNGVGVEKVYLHEGADVTRAISQLASSALVVLKYMPRGITPPLVLRYGATDVPIIQLSLSSDALPDTKLNDLGQNIIRPDLAVVHGAEVPYPYGGKPRVIMADLNKEALQARGLSPADVSNALQRQNVILPAGDVKIGQKDYTLAMNNSPDVLTDINAFPIKVVNGKTVFMRDVAHVHDGFQVQTNSVSVNGKPGALMVIRKTGGVSTLAVIDGVRNALPEIMHMMPQGVSIKAIFDQSVFVKAALNSVVMGGMMAAGLTALMILLFLGNWRLTLIILASIPLSIIAAVLVMYCDKQTLNTMTLGGFALAVGILVDNGTVVIENIERHLHEGAALEDAIIGGAGEVGVPTMLSTFCICIVFIPIFLLNGAAKYLFSPLSLSVCVSLVASLLLSFTLVPVLFRYLMRSAPVAKKNTEWLSSPVTHEGNIFNTIHRKFEGGFDTFRETYRHCLGWALSQPKQVGLFFGALMLVSLLLFPALGRDFFPQVDAGQMRLHVRTQPGTRLEQTQVYFAQVEAYIRHAVGNREIDVILDNIGLPYSGINTALSDSATVGPMDGEILISLKKDHAPTAGLMAKLRRELPQHFPSVQFFFQPADIVDQVLNFGQPAPIDIRISGHNGEAAYALASKLAHDLKAVAGVVDSHVFQVPDAPSLTVDVNRTLAMQFGLSQKTLASNVLVTTNSSAQSMPNFWIDPHNNVSYPLVVQMPAYHIDSTDDLWAMPVASGEHGAKQQLLMNVAKFSRGAVPLVMSQYNIRPVFDVNADVQGRDLNSVAADIDKVIAKDKPDAASGLTITLGGQVETMRESYSGLFSGMAFAVVLIYLFLVINFQSWTDPLIVLMAVPFALGGVMWMLYLTQTHLSVPALMGTIMCIGLTTANSILVVTFANQRLEAGNSPWVAAEIAGFTRLRPVLMTAGAMVLGMIPMALGIGEGGEQNAPLARAVIGGLIFATFATLVFVPVMYRLLPHKPRGSEAITPHRRNSHATA; from the coding sequence ATGTCTTTCGTGCGTTATATGCTCAAACATCCCTATACGGTCATGGCGGTGCTGATACTGGTGACTATTCTCGGAATCGGTGCAGGTTTGCGCATGCCGGTGGATATCTTTCCGGAAATCGACATTCCCGTGGTCAGTGTCGTATGGACGTATAGCGGCATGGATGCCAAGGATATCCAGAACCGGATTCTCACGCTGCATGAGCGCCAGATGGCTTCGCTCGTGGACAATATCTCTCATATCGAGGCGACAAGCTACAACGGGGTCGGCGTAGAAAAAGTCTATCTGCATGAAGGTGCGGATGTAACGCGCGCCATCTCGCAATTGGCAAGCAGTGCGCTTGTGGTGCTCAAATATATGCCGCGCGGTATCACTCCGCCGCTGGTGCTGCGCTACGGCGCTACGGACGTGCCGATCATCCAGCTCAGCCTTTCCAGTGATGCGCTGCCGGATACGAAGCTCAACGATCTGGGGCAGAATATCATTCGTCCTGATCTGGCGGTCGTGCACGGGGCGGAAGTGCCGTATCCTTACGGCGGCAAGCCGCGCGTCATTATGGCAGACCTGAATAAGGAAGCACTACAGGCGCGCGGGCTTTCCCCGGCTGATGTCAGCAATGCGCTGCAGCGGCAGAATGTCATTCTTCCTGCAGGTGACGTAAAGATCGGCCAGAAAGATTATACACTGGCGATGAATAACAGCCCCGATGTGCTTACTGATATCAACGCTTTTCCGATCAAAGTGGTGAACGGCAAGACCGTCTTCATGCGTGATGTGGCGCATGTACATGACGGGTTCCAGGTGCAGACCAACTCCGTTTCTGTCAACGGCAAGCCGGGCGCGCTGATGGTGATACGCAAAACCGGTGGTGTTTCGACGCTGGCTGTGATTGACGGCGTGCGTAATGCGCTGCCGGAAATCATGCATATGATGCCGCAGGGCGTTTCGATCAAGGCAATTTTCGATCAGTCCGTCTTTGTAAAAGCGGCACTTAACAGCGTGGTCATGGGCGGTATGATGGCTGCAGGACTGACCGCGCTGATGATCCTGCTGTTCCTGGGCAACTGGCGCCTGACATTGATTATTCTCGCGTCTATTCCGCTTTCCATCATTGCAGCGGTGCTGGTGATGTACTGCGATAAACAGACGCTTAACACGATGACGCTTGGCGGGTTCGCGCTGGCAGTGGGCATTCTCGTGGATAACGGCACGGTTGTGATCGAGAATATCGAGCGCCACCTGCATGAAGGCGCTGCGCTTGAAGATGCGATTATCGGTGGTGCGGGCGAGGTCGGCGTGCCGACGATGCTTTCGACTTTCTGTATCTGCATTGTGTTCATTCCGATTTTCCTACTGAACGGCGCGGCGAAATACCTGTTCTCTCCGCTTTCGCTTTCAGTTTGCGTCTCGCTTGTGGCGAGCCTGTTGCTTTCGTTCACGCTTGTACCGGTACTGTTCCGCTATCTCATGCGCTCTGCGCCTGTGGCCAAGAAAAATACGGAATGGCTTTCTTCTCCGGTGACGCATGAGGGAAATATCTTCAATACGATTCACCGCAAATTTGAAGGCGGTTTCGATACATTCCGCGAGACATATCGCCATTGCCTTGGCTGGGCATTGTCGCAGCCGAAGCAGGTTGGACTGTTCTTCGGTGCACTGATGCTGGTGTCCCTGTTGCTGTTTCCGGCACTTGGGAGAGACTTTTTTCCGCAGGTAGATGCGGGGCAGATGCGCCTGCATGTGCGCACACAGCCGGGAACACGTCTGGAGCAAACTCAAGTCTACTTCGCGCAAGTAGAGGCTTATATACGTCATGCGGTAGGCAACCGCGAGATTGATGTCATTCTCGATAATATCGGGCTGCCTTACAGCGGCATCAACACTGCGCTTAGCGATTCGGCCACGGTCGGGCCGATGGATGGTGAGATCCTCATTTCACTGAAGAAAGATCATGCTCCCACCGCGGGTCTCATGGCGAAGCTGCGTCGCGAGCTGCCGCAGCATTTCCCCAGTGTGCAGTTTTTCTTCCAGCCTGCGGATATTGTGGACCAGGTGCTGAATTTCGGCCAACCAGCGCCGATCGATATCCGTATCTCGGGCCATAATGGTGAGGCAGCCTATGCACTGGCATCCAAATTGGCGCATGATTTGAAGGCGGTAGCAGGGGTGGTGGATTCGCATGTATTCCAGGTGCCTGACGCGCCATCGCTCACGGTGGATGTCAATCGCACGCTTGCCATGCAGTTCGGACTCAGCCAGAAGACGCTCGCGAGCAATGTGCTGGTGACCACGAATTCCAGCGCGCAAAGCATGCCGAATTTCTGGATCGACCCGCATAACAATGTCAGCTATCCGCTGGTCGTGCAGATGCCTGCTTACCATATCGACTCTACGGATGATCTTTGGGCGATGCCTGTAGCGTCGGGTGAGCACGGTGCCAAGCAACAGCTGCTTATGAATGTGGCGAAGTTCAGCCGCGGCGCGGTTCCGCTGGTCATGTCGCAATATAATATACGCCCCGTGTTTGACGTGAATGCAGATGTGCAGGGACGCGATCTTAACTCTGTAGCTGCAGATATCGACAAAGTGATTGCGAAGGATAAACCGGATGCTGCTTCGGGGCTTACGATCACGCTCGGCGGGCAGGTGGAGACGATGCGCGAGAGTTATAGCGGTCTGTTCTCCGGCATGGCGTTTGCGGTGGTGCTGATTTATCTGTTCCTTGTCATTAATTTCCAGAGCTGGACCGATCCGCTGATCGTGCTGATGGCGGTGCCGTTCGCGCTCGGCGGCGTGATGTGGATGCTCTATCTCACGCAGACGCATTTAAGCGTTCCGGCTTTGATGGGCACGATCATGTGTATCGGTCTTACGACGGCCAACAGTATTCTCGTCGTGACGTTCGCGAACCAGCGTCTGGAAGCGGGTAATAGTCCGTGGGTTGCCGCGGAGATCGCAGGGTTCACGCGTCTGCGTCCGGTGCTTATGACGGCAGGCGCGATGGTGCTTGGCATGATCCCGATGGCGCTTGGCATCGGTGAAGGCGGTGAGCAGAATGCGCCGCTTGCGCGTGCGGTCATCGGCGGGCTGATATTTGCCACATTTGCAACCCTCGTATTTGTGCCGGTCATGTACCGGCTACTGCCGCACAAGCCTAGAGGCAGTGAAGCCATAACCCCTCACAGGAGAAATTCCCATGCAACAGCCTAA
- a CDS encoding efflux RND transporter periplasmic adaptor subunit, protein MQQPNTDMQENYTDAPAHGNVSPFPSRAYTERQIHKYAKYFVIALVAGFAVTHVIKMIDEHRLEKMAEAEASAPPLVEAITVAKAPSTLAFTLPGETAAWYESTIYARVNGYVASWNADIGDQVKKGQVLATIETPELDAQLVSAQALISSRQAAVEFAKTTYDRWRNSPKGVVSEQEREAKKAAYTSALAQLNQAKADVDRYMALAKFKEVKAPYDGKIIKRNIDIGNLVTAGSTDSTTPLYEIAQNDPMRVFVDVPQSAAQDIKNGVAAHITAGSLQGQVFDGKVARTAEAIDPQARTLKVEVDLPNPKQALVPGMYVDVAFDVPQQGMVEVPASALVFRAHGPEVAVIGKDGKVAFRSVAIARDNGSTLEIASGIAPGDQVALNISNQVMEGEAVKVSEYHEGVQDADKAKE, encoded by the coding sequence ATGCAACAGCCTAACACGGATATGCAGGAGAATTACACGGATGCACCCGCTCATGGCAATGTGAGCCCGTTTCCTTCGCGTGCTTATACCGAGCGGCAGATACATAAATATGCCAAGTATTTTGTGATTGCGCTGGTGGCCGGATTCGCGGTGACGCATGTCATCAAGATGATTGACGAGCATCGCTTGGAAAAGATGGCTGAGGCGGAGGCTTCCGCACCGCCGCTCGTGGAAGCGATCACTGTGGCTAAAGCGCCGTCCACGCTTGCTTTCACATTGCCGGGGGAGACGGCGGCCTGGTATGAAAGCACGATCTATGCGCGTGTGAACGGGTATGTGGCATCCTGGAATGCAGATATCGGCGATCAGGTGAAGAAGGGGCAGGTGCTTGCCACAATTGAGACGCCGGAGCTGGATGCGCAGCTGGTTTCCGCGCAGGCGCTTATCTCCTCGCGCCAGGCAGCAGTGGAGTTTGCAAAGACGACCTATGACCGCTGGCGCAACTCTCCCAAAGGAGTGGTGTCGGAGCAGGAACGCGAAGCAAAGAAAGCGGCCTATACCAGTGCACTTGCGCAGCTTAATCAGGCGAAAGCGGATGTCGACCGTTATATGGCACTGGCGAAATTCAAGGAAGTGAAAGCGCCTTATGACGGCAAGATCATTAAGCGCAATATCGATATTGGCAATCTGGTAACGGCAGGCAGCACGGACAGCACAACACCGCTTTACGAGATTGCGCAGAACGATCCGATGCGTGTATTCGTGGATGTGCCGCAAAGCGCTGCGCAGGATATTAAGAACGGTGTTGCCGCCCATATCACGGCCGGCAGCCTGCAGGGGCAGGTGTTTGACGGCAAGGTGGCGCGTACGGCAGAGGCCATCGATCCGCAGGCGCGCACGCTCAAGGTGGAGGTGGATCTTCCGAATCCTAAGCAGGCGCTGGTGCCGGGCATGTATGTGGATGTTGCGTTCGATGTGCCGCAGCAGGGCATGGTGGAAGTGCCTGCTTCTGCGCTCGTTTTCCGTGCGCATGGTCCTGAGGTGGCTGTGATAGGTAAGGACGGAAAAGTAGCATTTCGTTCCGTTGCGATTGCGCGCGATAACGGCAGCACGCTGGAAATCGCCTCAGGCATTGCGCCCGGCGATCAGGTGGCGCTCAATATCAGCAATCAAGTTATGGAAGGTGAGGCGGTGAAGGTCAGCGAATATCACGAAGGTGTGCAGGATGCGGACAAAGCAAAAGAATAA
- a CDS encoding response regulator transcription factor: MRALIVEDEEKMSGIVARGLKAEGFAVDIASDGKQGLEFATSYNYDVIILDIMLPGLSGSEVLARIRQHDRQVPILMLTAMGSVSDKVKHFDAGADDYLTKPFAFAELLMRIRALLRRAPAQRMDIIKIADLEIDRLARQVRRGGKRIELSAKEYGLLEYLAANSGQVLSRTMIIEHVWDQSFEGLTNIVDVYVKQLRNKIDEPFVTKLIKTIRGVGYMVTDEEGA; the protein is encoded by the coding sequence ATGCGTGCGCTGATAGTGGAAGATGAAGAGAAGATGTCCGGTATTGTGGCCAGAGGGCTGAAGGCCGAAGGCTTCGCAGTGGATATTGCGTCCGATGGTAAGCAAGGGCTGGAATTTGCGACCTCTTATAACTACGATGTGATTATTCTCGATATCATGCTGCCGGGTCTCAGCGGCAGCGAGGTGCTTGCGCGTATCCGTCAGCATGACCGGCAGGTTCCTATCCTGATGCTGACGGCGATGGGTTCGGTCTCCGATAAGGTGAAACATTTCGATGCCGGTGCGGATGACTATCTCACCAAGCCGTTTGCGTTCGCAGAGCTGCTCATGCGCATCCGTGCGCTTTTGCGGCGTGCACCGGCGCAGCGTATGGATATCATTAAGATCGCAGACCTTGAAATTGACCGGCTTGCGCGGCAGGTGCGGCGCGGGGGCAAGCGTATAGAACTCAGCGCCAAAGAATACGGGCTGCTTGAATATCTGGCAGCCAATAGCGGTCAGGTGCTTTCACGCACGATGATTATCGAGCATGTATGGGACCAAAGCTTCGAGGGATTGACGAATATTGTGGATGTGTATGTCAAGCAGCTGCGTAACAAGATTGACGAACCGTTTGTAACCAAACTTATTAAAACGATAAGGGGCGTCGGTTACATGGTGACGGACGAGGAGGGGGCGTGA
- a CDS encoding PHB depolymerase family esterase has protein sequence MKYKTKIRFIALGLSMMAVFSGCAATSSSKENKISIDGKERHFLLYRPSHLSTQSPVPLVVVLHGGFGTAEQAEKFYGWDKEADAHGFVVVYPNGYQRSWNAGGICCGKAMKENINDLQFVTEVIERVSRTENIDRRRIYLTGISNGAALAYRYACEGSYPIAAVGSVAGSLSTGCAHPRAVSVMEIHGPDDQNIPLAGGVGSKGVSKVDWLPVQQTINIFRNADQCATASLQQDGGVQAAVSLCPQGRKVALFTVNGAGHQWPGSKHYNTLAGMLLPLDQPSDALDATDVLWQFFSGQ, from the coding sequence ATGAAATACAAAACTAAAATTCGGTTTATCGCGCTGGGATTGTCGATGATGGCAGTGTTTTCAGGATGTGCCGCTACTTCCAGTAGCAAAGAGAACAAGATTTCCATTGACGGCAAAGAACGTCATTTCCTCTTGTACCGTCCCTCGCATTTGAGCACGCAATCGCCTGTACCACTTGTGGTGGTGCTGCATGGAGGGTTTGGTACGGCAGAGCAGGCGGAGAAATTTTACGGCTGGGATAAGGAGGCGGATGCGCACGGATTTGTCGTCGTTTATCCGAACGGGTATCAGCGGAGCTGGAACGCAGGCGGCATCTGCTGCGGCAAGGCGATGAAAGAGAATATCAACGATCTGCAATTTGTGACGGAGGTGATCGAGCGCGTATCGCGTACTGAAAATATCGATCGCAGGCGTATTTATCTCACTGGCATTTCTAATGGCGCAGCGCTTGCCTATCGTTATGCATGTGAGGGAAGCTATCCGATAGCGGCAGTGGGTTCCGTGGCAGGCAGTTTATCTACGGGATGCGCGCATCCTCGTGCTGTTTCCGTCATGGAGATCCACGGTCCGGATGATCAGAATATTCCGCTTGCTGGAGGTGTCGGGTCTAAAGGAGTTTCCAAGGTGGACTGGCTGCCCGTTCAACAGACGATCAATATATTTCGTAATGCGGACCAGTGCGCAACAGCTTCCCTGCAGCAAGACGGGGGTGTGCAGGCGGCAGTTTCTCTATGTCCGCAAGGACGCAAGGTGGCGCTTTTTACCGTTAATGGAGCAGGACACCAATGGCCTGGCAGCAAACATTACAATACGCTTGCCGGCATGTTGTTACCGCTGGACCAGCCAAGCGATGCATTAGATGCAACTGATGTATTGTGGCAGTTCTTTAGCGGTCAATAA
- a CDS encoding class I SAM-dependent methyltransferase, with the protein MGTNPFLPDHVEYYVTSTITRETDMQRRLREETQTMPYHVMQVTPDEGAFLAMLVAMTGARRVLEIGTFTGYSALAMAMALPEDGLLVACDTNEEWTNIGRRYWREAGVEDKIDLRLGRAQETLDAMLEEGIADVFDLAFIDADKQGYNAYYETCLQLVRPGGIIAIDNALWGGAVAMSEDNEASTRALRALNLKIRNDARVDACLLTVADGIMLARKRG; encoded by the coding sequence ATGGGCACGAATCCTTTTCTTCCCGACCATGTCGAATATTATGTCACCTCTACCATTACGCGTGAGACGGACATGCAGCGGCGCCTGCGTGAGGAAACGCAGACAATGCCTTATCATGTGATGCAAGTAACACCAGACGAAGGTGCGTTTCTTGCTATGCTGGTGGCGATGACCGGTGCCCGGCGTGTGCTTGAGATCGGCACTTTCACCGGCTATAGTGCACTGGCCATGGCGATGGCGTTACCGGAAGACGGTCTGCTGGTGGCATGCGACACAAACGAAGAATGGACGAATATCGGCAGGCGTTACTGGCGTGAGGCCGGTGTAGAAGATAAGATTGATCTGCGACTAGGCCGCGCGCAGGAGACGCTCGATGCAATGCTGGAAGAAGGCATAGCAGATGTGTTTGACCTCGCATTTATCGATGCCGATAAACAGGGGTATAATGCATACTACGAAACCTGCCTGCAGCTTGTGCGGCCCGGCGGGATCATTGCAATCGACAATGCTTTGTGGGGCGGTGCGGTTGCCATGTCGGAGGATAATGAAGCGTCCACGCGTGCGCTGCGGGCTCTTAATCTGAAAATACGTAACGATGCGCGTGTGGATGCCTGCCTGCTTACGGTGGCCGACGGGATTATGCTTGCCCGCAAACGTGGGTAA
- a CDS encoding efflux transporter outer membrane subunit — protein sequence MRTKQKNKLLRFGLLCATSGLLLTGCAVGPDYHPPQMQMPDAFVGVAGGKAKKGNVVMVAQWWKTLNDETLNALIDKAIKANPELGIALDHVQQAREQEAVVLGHALPLAGASAGGAGGTGSDLARGRVSQALISGQNLDGFSHVNEIYGFDAGWELDLFGKYRREFEAAGYDEEAAEAARNNVLITIVADIVRTYADMRGLQMQQAVLEKNIEAAQRYVYFVKQRYDRGITNGLDLNIAMREQAGLEARRAPLMAQVKATQYTIAVLCGEFPENMVTELSKPGQIPPLPPELSTGVPLDLLRNRPDIREAERSLASATAHVGVAVADLFPHFSLTGGAGEQAYGLGLHPGQHSFIWSFGPSASMPLLDFGALDAAVHVADFQAHAQLQQYKQTVLNAVREADIAASDYAAQQERLKNLETALKASQQAVSIAAQRFDRGLTDSLNVIDAQRQQYDLEQQYVIAQQTAAERFVDLYKALGSGWEQYQKLPDVPTPLPAVIAALKRTVSSGDVGK from the coding sequence ATGCGGACAAAGCAAAAGAATAAACTCTTACGCTTCGGGTTGTTATGTGCCACGTCCGGCCTACTTCTAACCGGTTGTGCCGTCGGGCCTGATTATCATCCGCCGCAGATGCAGATGCCCGACGCGTTTGTCGGTGTGGCAGGCGGGAAGGCTAAAAAAGGCAACGTTGTTATGGTTGCGCAGTGGTGGAAGACGCTGAATGATGAAACGTTAAACGCTTTGATCGATAAGGCGATTAAAGCGAATCCTGAGCTTGGTATTGCGCTGGATCACGTGCAGCAGGCGCGCGAGCAGGAAGCTGTGGTGCTGGGACATGCATTGCCGTTGGCGGGCGCAAGCGCGGGCGGGGCAGGTGGCACCGGTAGCGATCTTGCGCGCGGTAGGGTGTCGCAGGCATTGATATCCGGTCAGAATCTTGATGGCTTTTCGCATGTTAATGAGATTTACGGTTTCGATGCAGGATGGGAACTGGATCTGTTCGGAAAATATCGCCGCGAATTTGAAGCGGCGGGATATGACGAAGAGGCGGCAGAAGCAGCGCGCAATAATGTGCTGATTACCATTGTGGCCGATATTGTGCGAACCTATGCCGATATGCGTGGACTGCAAATGCAGCAGGCGGTGCTGGAGAAAAATATCGAGGCAGCGCAACGTTATGTCTATTTCGTGAAGCAGCGTTATGATCGCGGTATTACAAACGGACTTGATCTCAACATCGCCATGCGTGAGCAGGCGGGACTGGAAGCGCGGCGCGCGCCGCTTATGGCCCAGGTGAAGGCAACACAATATACGATTGCCGTGCTGTGCGGCGAATTCCCGGAGAATATGGTAACTGAACTTTCCAAACCCGGGCAGATTCCACCGCTGCCGCCGGAACTCTCTACCGGCGTGCCGCTGGACTTATTGCGTAACCGTCCGGACATACGTGAAGCCGAGCGCAGCCTTGCTTCCGCGACAGCGCATGTGGGTGTGGCGGTGGCCGACCTGTTCCCGCATTTTTCGCTCACAGGCGGGGCAGGCGAACAGGCATACGGGCTCGGGCTTCATCCCGGCCAGCATAGTTTCATCTGGTCGTTTGGTCCTTCGGCAAGTATGCCGCTTTTGGATTTCGGCGCGCTGGATGCTGCCGTGCATGTTGCGGATTTCCAAGCGCACGCGCAACTGCAGCAATATAAGCAGACCGTGCTGAATGCCGTGCGCGAGGCGGATATTGCCGCCAGCGATTACGCGGCGCAGCAGGAGCGGCTGAAGAATCTTGAAACGGCATTGAAGGCGAGCCAGCAGGCGGTTAGCATTGCGGCACAGCGTTTCGACCGGGGGCTCACAGACTCGCTGAACGTGATCGATGCACAGCGCCAGCAATATGATCTGGAGCAGCAATATGTGATCGCACAGCAGACAGCGGCGGAGCGGTTTGTGGATCTCTACAAGGCGCTTGGCAGCGGATGGGAGCAGTACCAGAAACTGCCGGATGTGCCGACGCCGTTGCCTGCTGTAATTGCGGCGCTGAAGCGTACGGTGAGTTCGGGTGATGTAGGGAAGTAG
- a CDS encoding glycine C-acetyltransferase codes for MTVDLNTSLQAELKKMEQAGTLKSYRHIASPMDTEVDMEERGHVLVLSSNNYLGLANHPEVIEAGKQALDEYGAGTASVRFICGTFSIHDKIEAALAKLHHTEAALTYVSCWTANTGLIPAVATAEDALISDELNHASLIDGCRMAKAKRYVYKHSDMAELKKKLEEAKDARRVFIVTDGVFSMEGDIAKLPEIIALAKQYNASIILDDSHGVGVMGKHGRGTAEHFGVEKDIHIVTGTLGKALGGAAGGYVAGSRTLIDYLQQVSRPQLFSNALPATIAASAGKAIEILEREPQRVERLHTITHNMREGLKRIGFKPLEGESAIVPIIVGDTAFAIRLSKALLEEGIFITGFGYPVVPEGAARLRIQMCASLTDEQIEHALNIFEKTGKKLGVI; via the coding sequence TGAAAAAGATGGAACAAGCCGGTACGCTCAAGAGCTACCGCCACATCGCTTCGCCGATGGATACGGAAGTCGATATGGAGGAACGCGGCCATGTGTTGGTGCTCTCCTCCAATAATTATCTCGGACTCGCTAACCATCCGGAAGTGATTGAAGCAGGCAAACAGGCGCTGGACGAATACGGCGCAGGCACAGCATCGGTGCGTTTCATCTGCGGCACATTTTCCATTCATGATAAAATCGAGGCGGCACTTGCCAAACTGCACCATACGGAAGCAGCATTGACCTATGTTTCCTGCTGGACGGCCAACACCGGCCTGATTCCCGCTGTTGCCACCGCGGAAGATGCGCTCATCAGCGATGAGCTGAACCACGCTTCGCTGATTGACGGTTGCCGCATGGCAAAAGCCAAACGCTATGTCTACAAACATTCCGACATGGCTGAGCTGAAAAAGAAGCTCGAAGAAGCCAAGGACGCACGGCGCGTATTCATCGTAACCGACGGTGTGTTCAGCATGGAAGGCGATATTGCGAAACTGCCGGAGATCATCGCCCTCGCCAAACAATATAATGCCTCCATCATACTGGACGACTCACACGGCGTAGGCGTCATGGGCAAACACGGACGCGGCACGGCAGAACATTTCGGCGTGGAAAAAGATATTCATATCGTCACCGGCACGCTTGGCAAGGCACTCGGCGGCGCAGCGGGAGGTTATGTCGCAGGCTCGCGCACATTGATCGATTACCTGCAGCAGGTTTCACGTCCACAGCTTTTCTCCAACGCCTTGCCCGCCACGATTGCCGCAAGCGCTGGCAAAGCAATCGAGATACTGGAGCGCGAGCCACAGCGTGTGGAACGGCTGCACACCATCACACACAATATGCGTGAAGGACTCAAACGCATCGGCTTCAAACCGCTCGAAGGCGAATCGGCCATCGTTCCCATCATTGTCGGCGATACGGCCTTCGCCATCCGCTTAAGCAAAGCGCTGCTCGAAGAGGGCATCTTCATCACCGGATTCGGCTACCCCGTTGTCCCCGAAGGCGCAGCAAGACTCCGCATCCAGATGTGCGCTTCCCTGACGGATGAACAGATCGAACATGCTCTCAACATATTTGAGAAAACCGGGAAGAAGCTCGGGGTGATCTAA
- a CDS encoding ATP-binding protein codes for MNIRSIYFRLILWYSGLVVLLALVFAGYLYRGLEVRLYAQMEHTLARRAHQIAYDILPLNANAPAMLAKQIEDVYSPEANNRFIRISEGGGNVVYRSGVPKDGGFNPQMIPQSGAYTPPRRMVPIADGSDMLVVAVPSEVQRRHLVVEMGFATNDVKATLDGLLAILLLGLPAVILIVSVGGYVLVRRTLRPVENMRAKAEKITFGNLSNRLPVAETGDELEHLAVTLNQMLGRLDDAYQQASRFSADASHELRTPLAIMRGELESIAQDEALSGTQCERIGSVLEEVERLSRIAENLLAISRLDAGEAKIAHERFDLAALVKGTVEQMALLAEEKRIRLTVKVEGPAELYGDRAKIKQVVVNLLDNAIKYTQEDGSVMIHAYAQQGKAILEIIDNGIGIPAAELPHIFERFYRADKVRSRQMGGAGLGLSIVRAICQAHGGTVEMMSTEGKGSACRVELPLAAAETA; via the coding sequence GTGAATATACGTTCCATCTATTTTCGGCTTATTCTGTGGTATAGCGGCCTCGTAGTATTGCTGGCCCTTGTGTTTGCCGGGTATCTTTACCGGGGGCTGGAGGTGCGGCTTTATGCGCAGATGGAGCACACACTTGCCCGTCGTGCTCATCAGATCGCTTATGATATTCTGCCTCTGAATGCTAATGCACCTGCGATGCTGGCAAAGCAGATCGAGGATGTATATTCCCCGGAAGCCAATAATCGTTTCATCCGTATATCAGAGGGCGGAGGCAACGTTGTTTATCGCAGCGGTGTGCCGAAGGATGGCGGTTTTAATCCCCAGATGATTCCACAGTCCGGGGCATATACGCCGCCGCGGCGTATGGTACCTATTGCGGATGGCAGTGACATGCTGGTGGTGGCAGTGCCGTCAGAAGTGCAAAGGCGGCATTTGGTTGTGGAGATGGGGTTTGCGACCAATGACGTAAAAGCTACGCTGGATGGGCTGCTCGCCATATTGCTGTTGGGACTTCCTGCTGTAATTCTCATCGTTTCTGTTGGCGGCTATGTGCTTGTGCGCCGCACACTCAGGCCCGTAGAAAATATGCGCGCGAAAGCGGAAAAGATCACATTCGGTAATTTAAGCAATCGACTGCCCGTAGCTGAAACGGGGGATGAGCTGGAGCATCTGGCCGTCACGCTAAACCAGATGCTTGGACGCCTGGATGACGCTTACCAACAGGCAAGTCGCTTTTCGGCAGACGCTTCACATGAATTGCGTACGCCACTGGCTATTATGCGCGGCGAACTTGAGTCCATCGCTCAGGATGAAGCGCTTTCAGGAACACAGTGTGAGCGTATTGGCAGCGTACTGGAAGAGGTGGAGCGGCTTTCACGCATTGCGGAAAACCTGCTGGCTATTTCGCGTCTGGATGCCGGGGAAGCGAAAATCGCACATGAACGGTTTGATCTTGCGGCGCTGGTGAAGGGGACGGTCGAGCAGATGGCGCTGCTTGCGGAGGAAAAACGTATCCGTCTGACGGTGAAGGTTGAAGGGCCGGCGGAGCTTTATGGCGATCGGGCTAAGATCAAACAGGTGGTGGTGAACCTGCTGGACAATGCGATCAAATATACGCAGGAAGACGGCAGCGTCATGATTCATGCCTATGCGCAGCAAGGAAAAGCCATTCTTGAGATTATCGATAATGGGATCGGTATTCCGGCGGCGGAGTTACCGCATATCTTCGAGCGGTTTTACCGGGCCGATAAAGTGCGCTCGCGCCAGATGGGCGGGGCAGGGCTCGGTCTCTCCATCGTGCGTGCAATCTGCCAGGCGCATGGTGGAACCGTTGAAATGATGAGCACGGAAGGCAAAGGCAGTGCCTGCCGCGTGGAATTACCGCTGGCTGCGGCTGAAACCGCCTGA